One genomic window of Quercus robur chromosome 6, dhQueRobu3.1, whole genome shotgun sequence includes the following:
- the LOC126733287 gene encoding uncharacterized protein LOC126733287 isoform X1 codes for MLCGLKLELANVVAKNPNYKKYSFPVNIDSRRKNYNLMRRPLQLSLSVVQSQYNATAASEPSISSHYTSTVGSSSLQLPQWNLTNRHIVMLQVIACAVAVSATWLFFSAIPTLLAFKRAAESLEKLMDVTREELPDTMAAVRLSGMEISDLTMELSDLGQEINQGVKSSTRAVRLAEERLRRLTDMAPAASVQEVASPKTKTTVPVLARTARGIREGVVKGRSILQIFFTLVRFSRLALNYFTKRAKR; via the exons ATGTTGTGTGGTTTGAAATTAGAGCTCGCTAACGTTGTCGCAAAAAACCCAAACTACAAAAAATACAGCTTCCCCGTTAACATCGACTCCCGCCGTAAAAACTACAATCTCATGAGACGACCTCTCCAACTGTCTCTGTCGGTCGTACAATCACAGTACAATGCAACCGCAGCATCTGAGCCGTCAATTTCCTCTCATTACACATCAACCGTCGGATCCTCTTCTCTTCAGCTCCCTCAGTGGAACCTCACCAACCGTCACATCGTCATGCTCCAAGTCATTGCTTGCGCg GTTGCAGTTTCAGCAACTTGGCTCTTTTTCTCTGCAATACCAACTCTTCTG GCTTTCAAGAGAGCAGCAGAATCACTAGAAAAGCTGATGGATGTTACAAGAGAAGAGCTCCCTGACACAATGGCTGCTGTTCGGTTGTCTGGCATGGAGATTAGTGACCTTACCATGGAGCTCAGTGATTTAGG CCAGGAGATTAACCAAGGTGTTAAAAGCTCCACTCGAGCTGTTCGCTTAGCTGAAGAGAGGTTGCGTCGGTTAACAGACATGGCTCCAGCAG CTTCGGTGCAGGAGGTAGCCAGCCCGAAAACTAAGACAACAGTGCCAGTGTTGGCTAGAACTGCAAGGGGCATAAGGGAGGGAGTCGTGAAGGGTCGTTCAATCCTGCAAATATTTTTCACCCTTGTCCGATTTTCTAGGTTGGCCCTCAACTATTTCACTAAGCGAGCTAAGCGGTAA
- the LOC126733287 gene encoding uncharacterized protein LOC126733287 isoform X2: protein MLCGLKLELANVVAKNPNYKKYSFPVNIDSRRKNYNLMRRPLQLSLSVVQSQYNATAASEPSISSHYTSTVGSSSLQLPQWNLTNRHIVMLQVIACAVAVSATWLFFSAIPTLLAFKRAAESLEKLMDVTREELPDTMAAVRLSGMEISDLTMELSDLGQEINQGVKSSTRAVRLAEERLRRLTDMAPAGGSQPEN from the exons ATGTTGTGTGGTTTGAAATTAGAGCTCGCTAACGTTGTCGCAAAAAACCCAAACTACAAAAAATACAGCTTCCCCGTTAACATCGACTCCCGCCGTAAAAACTACAATCTCATGAGACGACCTCTCCAACTGTCTCTGTCGGTCGTACAATCACAGTACAATGCAACCGCAGCATCTGAGCCGTCAATTTCCTCTCATTACACATCAACCGTCGGATCCTCTTCTCTTCAGCTCCCTCAGTGGAACCTCACCAACCGTCACATCGTCATGCTCCAAGTCATTGCTTGCGCg GTTGCAGTTTCAGCAACTTGGCTCTTTTTCTCTGCAATACCAACTCTTCTG GCTTTCAAGAGAGCAGCAGAATCACTAGAAAAGCTGATGGATGTTACAAGAGAAGAGCTCCCTGACACAATGGCTGCTGTTCGGTTGTCTGGCATGGAGATTAGTGACCTTACCATGGAGCTCAGTGATTTAGG CCAGGAGATTAACCAAGGTGTTAAAAGCTCCACTCGAGCTGTTCGCTTAGCTGAAGAGAGGTTGCGTCGGTTAACAGACATGGCTCCAGCAG GAGGTAGCCAGCCCGAAAACTAA